A genomic window from Enoplosus armatus isolate fEnoArm2 chromosome 20, fEnoArm2.hap1, whole genome shotgun sequence includes:
- the arhgap17a gene encoding rho GTPase-activating protein 17a, with protein sequence MKKQFNRMKQLANQTVGRAEKTEVLSDDLLQIERRMELVRVVSHNTHKRMVSCLQGHIGADAEKRHKKLPLTSLSQAMVEGGNQLGEDSLTGKMMEVCGEAENRLASELMQHELQIEKDVLDPLSQLAEVDIPNILKQRKQLAKLVLDYDSARARWLQATKSIISGTNTQALTAKADLLKEEMDEAMNKVELCKDQLAADMYSFFSKEGDYARYFVTLLEAQADYHRKSLTVLENVLPTIQAQQDSWTEKPAFGTGLDEHLKRSGREIALPMEACVMMLLETGMKEEGLLRIAAGASKLKKLKAALDCSTSQLEEFYSDPHAVAGALKSYLRELPEPLMTYQLYDEWIQASSVSDPDKRLQALWVVCDKLPKNNKTNLRYLVKFLAKLAQDSEANKMTPSNIAIVLGPNLLWAKTEGSLAEMAAATSVHVVAIVEPIIQHADWFFPEDVEFNVSGMFAMPTPASNHNNHLDYDCGTIERKRPGSMVGPENDTTRKDK encoded by the exons ATGAAGAAGCAGTTCAATCGGATGAAACAGCTCGCCAATCAAACAGTTGGCAG AGCGGAGAAAACAGAAGTCCTCAGCGATGACCTCCTACAG ATTGAACGGCGCATGGAGTTGGTGCGTGTGGTgtcccacaacacacacaagaggATGGTGTCATGTCTACAGGGACACATCGGTGCAGATGCAGAGAAGAGACAT aaaaagCTTCCTCTGACTTCACTATCCCAGGCGATGGTGGAGGGCGGAAACCAGTTGGGAGAAGACTCCTTGACAGG GAAGATGATGGAAGTGTGCGGCGAGGCGGAGAACCGCCTGGCATCAGAACTGATGCAACATGAGCTGCAGATAGAGAAGGACGTCCTGGATCCCCTCAGCCAGCTAGCAGAG GTGGACATTCCCAACATCCTgaagcagaggaaacagctggccAAACTGGTGCTGGACTATGATTCTGCCAGAGCAAG ATGGTTGCAGGCAACCAAGTCAATAATCTCAGGAACAAACACTCAAGCACTGACGGCCAAGGCTGACCTACTCaaggaggagatggatgagGCCATGAACAAAGTGGAGCTTTGCAAG GATCAACTCGCTGCAGACATGTACAGCTTTTTCTCAAAAGAAGGGGACTATGCCCGCTACTTCGTAACA cTCTTAGAAGCTCAAGCTGATTACCACAGAAAGTCTCTCACTGTTCTGGAGAATGTCTTGCCAACCATCCAGGCTCAGCAAG ACTCGTGGACAGAGAAGCCTGCATTTGGCACTGGGCTGGATGAGCACCTGAAAAGGAGTGGAAGGGAGATCGCCCTGCCGATGGAGGCCTGCGTCATGATGCTGCTAGAGACTGGcatgaaggaggag ggtCTACTCAGAATCGCAGCAGGGGCCTCCAAGCTAAAGAAGCTAAAGGCAGCGCTGGACTGTTCCACGTCACAGCTGGAGGAGTTCTACTCCGACCCCCACGCTGTCGCTG GAGCACTGAAGTCCTACCTGAGGGAACTCCCTGAACCTCTAATGACGTACCAGCTTTATGATGAATGGATCCAGGCATCCAG tGTGTCGGACCCAGACAAGAGGCTGCAGGCACTCTGGGTTGTTTGCGATAAGCTACCAAAGAACAACAAAACCAACCTGAG GTATCTGGTGAAGTTTTTAGCCAAACTGGCTCAGGACAGCGAGGCGAACAAAATGACTCCTAGCAACATCGCCATCGTCCTGGGACCCAATCTGCTGTGGGCCAAGACTGAGGG GAGTCTGGCTGAGATGGCTGCAGCTACCTCTGTGCACGTGGTGGCCATCGTGGAGCCCATCATCCAGCATGCTGACTGGTTCTTCCCTGAGG ATGTGGAGTTCAATGTGTCCGGCATGTTTGCAATGCCGACACCTGCGTCCAACCACAACAACCACCTTGATTATGACTGTGGCACCATTGAGAGGAAGAGGCCTGGCAGCATGGTGGGACCGGAGAACGACACGACGCGCAAAGACAAGTAA
- the lcmt1 gene encoding leucine carboxyl methyltransferase 1 translates to MAARQPFTDTDTADEAVRATCDDATTCKRFATSKSYWKDPYIQYFARSVGERKAPEINRGYYARVQGVNHLLDAFIRKAECDCQVINVGAGLDTTFWRLKDENLMPRKFFEVDFPTVVARKIHNIKTKPPLSKPLIETHSTDSLLLDAHSLDSDRYCIIGADLRDISNLDEKLKKFQLNPELPTLLLAECVLVYMTPSQSSNLVHWAAETFHTAMFINYEQVNMSDRFGQVMIENLQRRQCTLAGVEACRSLDSQKERFLKTGWEHADALDMMTVYSMLPQDDVARIERLEFLDERELLQQLLQHYSICWATKDKLNLGLSQLAF, encoded by the exons ATGGCAGCCCGGCAACCCTTCACAGATACGGACACTGCGGATGAAGCCGTGAGGGCGACCTGTGACGATGCAACCACATGCAAAAG GTTTGCTACCAGTAAAAGCTACTGGAAGGACCCCTATATCCAGTATTTCGCAAGATCCGTAGGGGAGCGGAAGGCACCTGAAATCAACAGAG GTTACTATGCCCGTGTTCAGGGAGTTAACCATCTCCTTGACGCGTTTATAAGGAAAGCAGAGTGTGACTGTCAAGTAATCAACGTGGGTGCTGGACTGGACACCACGTTTTGGAGACTTAAG GATGAAAACCTCATGCCACGGAAGTTCTTTGAAGTTGACTTTCCGACAGTTGTGGCCAGGAAAATACACAATATTAA GACAAAACCGCCGCTGTCCAAACCCCTCATCGAAACCCACTCTACTGACTCCTTACTACTAG ATGCCCACAGCCTCGACTCCGACCGTTACTGTATCATTGGGGCGGACCTCAGAGACATCTCTAATTTGgatgaaaaactgaagaagTTCCAGCTTAATCCAGA GCTACCCACATTGCTCCTGGCAGAGTGTGTGCTGGTCTACATGACGCCCTCCCAGTCCTCCAATCTAGTTCACTGGGCGGCAGAAACCTTCCACACTGCCATGTTCATCAACTACGAGCAG GTGAACATGAGCGACCGATTTGGCCAGGTGATGATCGAGAACCTGCAGCGTCGCCAGTGCACCCTGGCAGGAGTGGAGGCCTGCCGTTCTCTGGACTCTCAG AAGGAGCGGTTTCTGAAGACAGGCTGGGAGCATGCTGATGCTCTGGACATGATGACGGTCTACAGTATGCTGCCCCAGGATGATGTGGCAAG AATTGAGCGTCTGGAGTTCCTGGATGAGAGGGAGCTGTTGCAACAACTTCTTCAACACTACAGCATCTGCTGGGCCACCAAGGACAAGCTCAATCTGG GTCTGTCGCAGTTGGCTTTTTGA
- the aqp8a.1 gene encoding aquaporin-8a.1: protein MSETKTEVFTIAEVVEPAAERGISSTNKKRCIFEQYVQPCLAELFGTSLFVFVGCASVIGNVGAGGVIQPAVAHGLALGVLIMVFGQISGGHFNPAVSVSVYLCGGMELPLLVPYVLAQMLGGMTGAFLAKAMYPSNMFAESLGGAFNVTNDLGKTTVAEMIMTLFLTTVVCMGAVNSRTRSPWAPFCIGLTVTANIFAGGIVSGACMNPVRAFGPAVAANHWNHHWVYWVGPICGALLTVSFIRLLFGDQKTRVVLK, encoded by the exons ATGTCAGAAACCAAGACAGAGGTCTTCACAATAGCTGAGGTGGTAGAGCCGGCAGCGGAGCGAGGcatcagcagcacaaacaagaaGAGATGCATCTTTGAGCAGTATGTGCAGCCCTGCCTGGCTGAGCTGTTCGGGAccagcctgtttgtgtttgtgggctgCGCGTCCGTCATTGGGAACGTGGGGGCAGGTGGTGTCATCCAGCCTGCTGTGGCACACGGTCTGGCGTTGGGAGTGCTGATCATGGTGTTTGGACAAATTAG TGGGGGGCACTTTAACCCTGCGGTGTCTGTGAGCGTCTACCTGTGTGGAGGGATGGAGCTTCCTCTGCTGGTGCCTTATGTCCTGGCTCAGATGCTGGGAGGGATGACTGGGGCCTTTTTGGCCAAG GCGATGTACCCCTCTAACATGTTTGCTGAGTCCCTTGGAGGAGCCTTTAACGTCACCAACGATCTTGGTAAAACTACTGTGGCAGAGATGATAATGACCCTCTTCCTTACCACGGTGGTGTGCATGGGGGCCGTCAACAGCCGAACCCGCTCACCGTGGGCTCCTTTCTGCATCGGCCTCACTGTGACAGCCAACATATTTGCTGG AGGGATTGTGTCTGGAGCCTGTATGAACCCTGTCCGAGCCTTTGGTCCTGCTGTGGCTGCCAACCACTGGAACCATCACTGGGTCTACTGGGTTGGACCCATTTGTGGTGCGCTGCTCACTGTCAGCTTCATCAG